The Chamaesiphon minutus PCC 6605 DNA window TCCCGATGAGAATTGCTGCAATAATAAAGCTCAAACCATCCCATAAAAATAAATCTCTAGCACCGATAAATAATGCCAAAATGCCAGCAATTCCGGGGCCAAATACACCAAGAATTTGGTAAGTCATACTAGATAACGCGATCGCTTGCGGGTAATCGCTAGCATCGGTTACTAACGGAATTGTCGCTTGATATGTGGGGCTGAAAAAGGCATTAAAAATATTTAAACCCAGTACTAATGCGTAAATTTGCCAGATACTATTCACGAATGGTAATAGACAAACTAGGAGCATTCGTCCCAAATGAGTAATTATCAAAATCGGCTTGCGATCGACTCGATCGGCTACCACACCCGCAACTGGAGAAAGTAAGGTAAAAGCAGTCACCCGCAGCGTCAAGGCACCTGCGAGGACGATTGGGGCAGCTTTATCCGCCAGTTCAAACGCGAGTAATGCCAATCCCAACCAAGTCAACGCATCACCCAACAAACTAATTGTTTGAGCCAGATAAAGTTGTCTAAAAATGGGATTGCGAAGGCTGGTACCAAAGCTAATTTTCTTCATTAACTCAGATGAATTACTAGCGATTTACAGTTTAGACACTATTAATATAGTAATCTATTCGCGCTGTTATTATCGCTCGACTAATTGTTAAACATCTACAAGTGCAGATACCGGACTTCTCGAAGAAGTCGGCTATCTAGCAGTAATAGTGAAAATGGCTACGAGCGTAAAAATGATTTAGACGCTTCGCAGAGCCTCGATCGGATCTAGTTTTGCCGCTTGACGAGCGGGGACGACACCAAAGAATAAACCGATACCACCAGAGACGCTGACAGCGAGGATAATTGCCGATGGCGAAATCGCGGCTGTTTTGAGCGGGCTAAAATTGCGAACTAAAATAATCCCGCCGATACCGATTAATGTACCGATAATTCCACCAAGAACAGATAGAATGATGGCTTCGATCGTAAATTGAGTCAGGATATCATTTTGAGTCGCGCCGATCGCTTTCCGCAAGCCGATTTCTTGAGTGCGTTCGGTAACTGATACGAGCATGATATTCATGACGCCAATGCCACCAACAATCAGCGAAATTCCGGCGATCGCGGCTAGTAATAATGTGAGCGCGCCCGTAATTGTCGAGACGATCGTCAGGGCATCTTTTTGGTTGCGAACGGTAAAATCATCTTCGCCGACGATCTTATGTCTGCGCCGTAATAAATTGGTAATTTGAAATTCGGCAGCATCCATACTAGCACTATCTTTGGCCGATACCGAAATCAATGATACTCGCAATCCAAATGGCGAAGTTCGACCAATAATTCGCTTACTCATAGTGGTAATTGGCACAAAAATAGCATCATCTTGATTACTGCCAAACGATGAACCTTTAGCCTCCATTAAACCGACTACTTCAAAGCTCAAATTATTAATCCGAATCTGTTTGCCCAATGGATTCATATTACCAAACAATCGCTGGGCAATGTCCGTCCCTACCATCGCAACTTGTTTGTCTTCTTTGACATCTTGTGCCGTCACAAATCGTCCTCGATCGACGGCAAAATTCCGCACGGATGGAAACTCACTAGTAGTACCTTGGATAATAGAAGTAGTCGTAATATTTTGGTAACTAACGACCGAAGAATTTTGGAGAACTGGCGCGACACCAGCAACAGATGGCACTTGACGGGCGATCGCGCGAGCATCGCTCAATACTAGTGTCGGTGGTACCCCACCACTGCGAATATTTTGAGCTTTGGGCGAGCCAGGTAAAATAAATAAGGTATTTGGCCCCAGATTTTTAAATTGATCGGTGGCGAGGGTTTGCGTACCCTCACCGATACCGATCATCCCAATTACCGAAGCATTACCAATAATAATTCCGAGCATCGTCAAACCGCTCCGTAGCTTGTTAGCTACGAGCGTTTGAGTAGCCATCTTAAAGCTTTCAAAGATATTCATCTTTTAGGGAATAGTGGATAGTGGATAGTGGATAGTTGATAGTGGATAGTTGATAGTTGATAGTTGATAGTTGATATCAAATGTTGTTAATGATCGATTGTCAATCATCGATTATCAATCGTCGATTATCAACTCTCAACTAATTATTTACCGCCATCGCCAAGCATTTTGTCTTTAAATCCAGGGGGGACGTCAATGAAGACTCGATCTCCAGATTTGAGACCATCCGTTACTTGAATTTTGTCTCTGACGGTGGTACCAACTTTAACTTCTTTAAACTTAGGCTCGTTATTTTCACCAGGTATATAAACCCCAGTTTTGCCTTTTCTGGAACCGATCGCGACTGTGGGTACAGTTAGGGCGTTATTGGTGCGTCTGCCACTAAAAATGGTGTTGACATTCATACCCGATCGCAGGACATCTTTGCCAGTATCGAGCGCGACGCGGACTTCAAATGAGGTGACGTTTTGCTCGACGACAGCTTCTGGTGCCACCAAGCGGACGGTACCTTGGAAGGGTTTGTCGCTATAGGCATCGGCAGTAATTTCGACTTTTTGGCCGACTTTGATCTTGCCGATATCGACTTCTGGTACCTTGGCTTTAACTTCCATATCTTTGGCTAAAGCCACGATCGAAGTGGAAGTCGCGGAGGTACTAGTCGAAGCCGAAGTTGTGGGCGTCACAAACGCGCCGACGCTAGCGTATCGTTGGGTAATCAATCCAGCAAACGGCGCGACGACGGTGGAGTCGTTAAGTTGAGATCGAGCCGATTGTAATTGGGCGTTAGCTACTGCTAGTGCGGCTGTGAGTTGGGCGATATCTTCGGGACGGGAGCCATTTTTGGCTTGCTCGTAGGCGGCTTGAGCTTGATCGACTTGAGCGGCTAGACTGGCGACATCTTCCGTCCGACTGCCGAGTTGGGATTGGCGCAAGGCTTGTTGGACTTCGGTGACGGCGGCTTGACGCTGGTTGATTTCCGATGCGCTGCTATTGCGTACCTGTTGGAGCTTTTGTTGGGCATCGAGGAGATTGGCGCGGGCGGTTTGGTAGTCAGCAGTGGCTCGATCGAGTGCATCCTGCGATACCGCTCCCGATTGCCGCAACGATCGATTGCGATCGACTTGGGCTTGGGCGAGTTTGAGTCGCGCTGTCGCTGAGGAAACTTGGGCTGTAGCCTGTTCGATTTGTTGGGGTGCGATCGATCGCGATAAATTTAAATTGGCTTGGGCTTGGGCTAATTTTGCCCGCACCTGAGCGGTTTCTTCGGGACGGTTGCCGTTTTTGGCTTTATTTAAATTGGCTTGGGCTTGCTCTAGTCTGGCTTTGGCTTGGGCAATTTCTTCAGGGCGCGAGCCATTTTTAGCCTTACTCAAGTTGGCTTGGGCTTGCTGCACGTTGGCTTGAGCTTGGGCGAAGGCGGCTTGCGCTTCGGCATTTTCCATTTGGGCGATTTTTTGCCCCTGCACGACGCGATCTCCCTGCTCGACAAATAGTTGTGACACTCTACCCGCCGTCTTGGGGCTGATATTGGCAGTTTGGAAGGGGATGACATTACCGCTAGCGGTGATGCGCTCGGTGAGATCTGCGGCTTTAGCAGCAGTCGTGTAGCGGTTGAGATCGATTTTCGGGGCTGGCTTAAACTGGGTGAATGCGATCGTTCCAAGTGCCGCCAGTCCGATTGTTGCTGCCACTACACCTGCAATGACAGGGATCGGACGTTTGATGTTATTTATGAGAGGTAGTTGCATAGGAGGTCGCGGCGCACTTATCTAGGGTTCAGACTCTCGAATCGCTTCTCGTTGGCGCAGACCCTCCCTTGGAGAGTAGATCTACCGATTAGGCAGCTCGACGATCGACTTTTAACAGAATCTGTTACTTTTATTCACAATTCTAACTCGATATCATGGGTAGTGACTAGTGTCAAAAGTCATATCCCGCAGTAGTGAAAACCCTCAGTAAATCTACATAGGGATCGCTACTTTTAACTCGATCGAGTTGCTAAGTGAGGTAGCCTAGATTTAGGTGCGTACCAGTGTCGATCGATCGCCTGAGTCGATCTTAGCTTCGCCATCGTTGTCAAGTAGCTGTAGAATCTGTCTTATGATGGAATCGACAAACAACACCAACCTTTCGCTCAAAAATTGTAATTTCGACAGTTTTCTTTCTACTTGTCTTCGATATATTTACCTAGACCTAACTTATCGTGCATAAACGGATCTCTCTCTTCTTACTCCCGATCGCTTGCCTAGGGATTTTGAGCTTGCCCATGTCTATGTCTGCTCGCAGCCAAGCTTTAGTACCTTATACCCCCAAGAAAGACCCCAAATCGCTAGAAGACACCAGCAAAATTTTACTCAGACAAGCTGCTGGATTAGTTCAATTTCAACAATACGAACAGGCAATTCCCCGTGTGGCTTTAGCTACTCAATTAGCACCAAAAAGCCATGAAGCTTGGTTCTTTTTAGGTTCTTTATACGTCCAAACTCAAAAGTATCAAAGAGGGATCGATGCCTTACTACAGGCAAAGGCTATCAAACCGCAAGATCCAGACATCTTATTTATGTTAGGTTCGGCTTATTTCCAAAAAGGCGAACTACCACAAGCGATCGATACCCTTCAAGCCGGACTGAAAATTAAGCCAGACAACAATAGCGCGCTGTTCGATCTAGGCAATGCTTACTATAAGTCGAATAAATATGCCGACGCGATCGCTCAATATCAAAAAGCTGTCAAAAAAGACCCCAAATTTTGGCCAGCTATCAACAATATCGGTTTGGTTAATTACGAAACAGGCGATATCAATGGTGCCATGCAAAACTGGCAACGCGCGATCGCCATCGATCCTAAAGCCGCCGAACCCGTGCTAGCGATGGCTGTTGCCCTGTTCGCTCAAGGCAAACAAGTTGAAGCATTTACTACTGCCGAAAAAGCGATTACCCTCGATAGTCGCTATGCCAACATCCAATATCTCAAAGATAACTTGTGGGGTGATAAACTCCTCAATGACACTCGCAAACTAATCCAAACCCCACGGGTGCGGGAGTTTATTACTAAGGCTCCGGTTAGAGGGTAGAGCGTAGGGGATAGGCTTTAGGTGTTAGGCTTTAGGCTTTAGGTGTTAGGCAAGAAGGTTTTAGGCAAGAAGGTTTTAGGCTTTAGGCTTTAGGTGTTAGGCAAGAAGGTTTTAGGGTTTAGTCAAAGGACGTTAGGCAGAAGGCTGTCTGCTCTAGATTGCAAATAACATTAGAACGCCTGCGTTGTAATCCTAAAACCTAAAACCTAAAACCTAACCCCTAACCCCTAGCACCTAGCCTTAGTAATTGTGTATTATTATTTTGCAGTCTCGCCCGATTGCGAACAGTTTGTGGCAGACTGAGATTAACTTAAGCGATCGAGATAGGCATTTGAACTCATGGTAAAACAGTTAGATCTGCTAGGTACAGAAAAAATTATTCCGATCGACCTGCCCTCAGAGATGCAGCGATCGTACCTGGAATACGCCATGAGTGTGATTGTAGGACGGGCGTTGCCTGACGTCCGCGATGGGTTAAAACCAGTACATCGACGGATTGTGTATGCAATGCACGAATTGGGACTCACACCCGACAGGCCTTACCGCAAATGCGCTCGTGTCGTCGGGGATGTATTGGGTAAATATCACCCCCATGGCGACCAATCGGTCTATGATGCCCTAGTAAGGCTGGTTCAGGACTTTTCGACCCGTTATCCACTCTTGGCCGGACACGGTAATTTTGGCTCGGTAGATAACGATCCGCCAGCAGCAATGCGTTATACCGAGACGCGACTAGCACCGTTGAGTCATGAGGCTCTTTTGGGCGAGATCGGCACCGCAACGGTGGACTTTATCGGTAACTTTGATAACTCCCAACAGGAGCCGACAGTTTTACCCGCGCAAGTACCGATTCTGCTGGTGAATGGCTGTAGCGGGATTGCGGTGGGGATGGCGACAAACATCCCGCCCCACAATATCGGCGAAGCGATCGATGGTGCGATCGCGCTGATCGACAAACCCGATCTCCCCGATGCCAAATTATGGGAATTGATTCCTGGCCCCGATTTTCCCACAGGTGGGGAGATTATGGGCATAGAGGGCATTCACGATGCTTATCGCACGGGGAGAGGGATTATTACCGTGCGTGGGGTTTCTCATGTCGAAATTGCTAGCGATCGTGCCAAGCTGACTAAATCTAAAAAACGGCGCGATTCGTTGATCGTCACCGAACTACCCTTTCAGGTAAATAAAGCCGCGTGGATTGAAAAAGTTGCCGAACTCGTCAACGCGGGCAAAATCGACGGTATTGCCGATCTGCGCGATGAAAGCGATCGCGAGGGGATGCGCGTCGTCATCGAGATCAAGCGCGATAGCGAACCCCGCAACGTTCTCGAACAACTCTACCGCCAAACCGCTCTCCAGAGCAACTTTGGCGCAATTATGTTGGCAATTGTCGAAGGACAACCCAGACAACTTACCCTCAGACAACTGCTCGAAGAATTTCTCAAGTTTCGAGAAGTTACCCTCACCCGTCAGTACGGAAACGAACTAGAACAGGCTCAAAAACGGGTACACCTGGTGTCTGGCTTACTGACGGCACTAGATAACCTCGATGCGGTAATTAATATCCTCCGCAACGCTCCAGATGGCACCACCGCCAAAGCGATCTTTCAGACAGATTTGAACCTGAGCGAGACGCAGGCGGACGCGATTTTGGCGATGCCCTTGCGCCGCTTAACTGGCTTAGAAAAGAAAAACCTCCAGACAGAGTTCCAAGAAGTTAATACCAAGATTAATACCCTCAATACCCTCTTACAAGATCGGAACGAACTGCTCAAATCGCTCAAGAAAGATTTGCGATCGCTCAAACGCAAATTTGCAGACGCTCGTCGCACCAAAATTACCAAGATAGAGCCGCCAGTCCCCCAAGCTAAGGCCGATAGAGCCGCCTCAACTAGAACTAAAAATGCTAGTGCTGAAACACCAAAAGAGGCTCGTACCAGGACACTCCCACCCTCGCAACTTCAAATCATTGAAACCGAACCCGGTCAACCAGTAACAGTCGAAATTACCCATCAAGGATATATTAGACGCCTGAGTAAAACCGGATCGAAACTCAATTTACAAACTAATGATTTCGTCACCAAAACTTACCAAACTAACACCGAAGCAGAACTCATATTAGTCACCAGCGATGGCAAAGCTTATCCCTTAAGAATTCGCGATATCCCGCCTACCCTCGGTAACGATCGCGGCACGCTCCTGACTAGCTTAATTCCCGCACTGGCAGAAAGCCCCGACGAACGGGTTCTCTTTAGCCTGCCCACTCCCGACGAAGCCCCAGATGACATGCAGCAACTGCTGCTGCTCACCGCCCAAGGGAAAATTAAACGTATCCTTATCCAAGAACTCAGCGGACTCACAAACCGAGGCACCACTTTAATCAAACTCCGCGAAGACGACAAACTGCACACCATTACCCCACTGACTAGTCAGCGCGAGATCGTGATTGCCACCTCTGGCGCGCGGATTCTGCGCCTCGCGCTCGCCTCCGAGCAAATCCCCCTGATGGGACGCGTCTCCCAAGGCATCCAAGCTCTCAAAGTCGGCAATCGAGAGCAGATCGTCGGCTGTATTCCAGTTAATAGCACCGACGAAATCGTCCTAATCTCGCGCCAAGGATACGCCAAACGCATCCCCATCGCCGCGATTCGGATCGTCCAAACTGGCAATATGGGCACTCATGCCATGCAATTTGCCATCAAAACCGATAATCTGCTCTACATCAACGTTCCGGCGGAAACTCTCGATCTAGTCACAACTACCCACCGTCACGAACTCGTAGCGATCGATCGGGTTCAAACCTATGGCAAAGATGGCACTGGTGATAAACTTGTCGAATTAGCTCCCAATGAAGAGATAATGTTCGTAAATTAGCTAGATGGTGAGAATGGGTAATGGGTGATGGGTAATAAGCAATATTCCCTATCGTCTCTGATTCAAACTTAAATTCAGCCGTTCCTGAGCAGTTTTCAGTGCGGCGGCTGGCGAATTTTTATTTAGTAATACCGACTCGATCGCGCGTCCGAGATTTTCTGATATTTGACTGTAACCAGGTTCGATCGGGCGCGCTCTGCCATATTTGGCTTGGTCTAAAAATACTTGAATTGCTGGCGTTTTGCTGACATAATCACGATAGTTCGAGCGATCGCGAGATTTGAGATTGACGGGTAAATATCCCGTACCTAATGCCCATTCAGTCTGAAAATCTTCGCTTAGTACGTATTCCATGAACTCCCAGGCTGCTTGTTGGTGTGCGGGAGTACTTTTCATCATAAATAGATTTTCACCACCCGTACTGGTTGCCGATCGAGTGCCAGCCGGAATTGGCATTACATCATAATCAGTGAAATTCATGCCCCCTAATTGGCCGAATGTCCAGGGGCCAGTTAATTGCATCGCTACTTTACCAGACAGGAAATTATCTAACTCATAACCGCGCTCTGGTGAAGATAAAATTGCATGACCATCTTTAACTAAATCTTGCCACAATTTTAAAGCCGCGATCGAGCCGGGATTATCGATGCTCCAAAGGAGCGGCTTTGCCAACGTCGTTAGCTTTTCAGATTTGAGTTCGCCACCGCCACTCCACATGAATGGTAGCCACGTAAATACCGTCCATTCCCCTTGTCCTAAGGGTAATAGCATCCCATATTTATCGATTTTGCCATCACCATTACTATCGCGAGTTAATTGTTTGGCAGTTGCTTGAAATTCTGGCCAATTAGTGGGAATTTGCTCGATTCCGGCAGCTTTAAATAGACTGGGACGATAAAAAATTCCGACATTATTCGTTCCAAACGGGATCGACCACAAATGATTTTCGTATTGCATCGAGCCGAGTAAAGCCGGATCGATATCTTTAGTAACTGTCGATCGTTCCCACAACTTATCGATCGGTTCGATCGCTTCTAAATCGACTAATTGTCCCGTTAACATCGAACCATACCAGAGTAAATCTGGCTTTGCATCGCCGACAATCGCTGCGAGAATTTTAGGTAATTGGCGATCGGATTGGCCGATATATAACGACTCAACTTCGATTTTTGGGTGCGATCGATTGAACTTAGCTACTAACTTATCAAAAACCTCACGATTGGGCGGCGGATTGATCCCTTGCCATAACGTCAGATGCGTTACACCCTCGCGATCGAGTCGCGCTGGCGTACATCCTGCGAGAATTATGAGTAAAATTAAAGCGATCGAGATTCCAATTTTAGAAGCTAATCGGTTTGTATGGCAGGTCATAGTAAATGGGCAAATATTAAGCGACAAAAGGCGCGAGTCGATGCGGTACGCGGGAAAACATTTACCCAATTATCGCGAGCAATTATCGTCGCTGCCAGAAATGGGATTCCCGATCCCGATGGTAACTTCCAACTGCGGACGGCAATCGAAAAAGCCAAAGCAGCAGGTATCCCCAACGATAACATCGATCGGGCCATCGCTAAGGGTGCGGGTACTGCCGATAGTAATGCCCAACTCGAAGAAATTCGCTACGAAGGTTACGGTGCAGGCGGTGTCGCGATTATTGTCGAAGCCCTAACAGACAATCGCAATCGCACCGCCGCCGAGTTGCGATTTGCCTTTACCAAACGCGGTGGTAACCTGGGAGAAACTGGCTGTGTGAGCTGGATGTTCGACCTTAAAGGCGTTTGCACGATCGTCGGCAGTATCGATGAGGATCGGCTCTTAGAAGCAGCTTTAGAAGGCGGTGCGGACGTGTATGAGCTGCTCGACGATGAGGAGCAACCAGGGGCGGAAGTATTTACGACAGTGGTAAATCTCGAACGACTCAATACCGCATTGCGTGCTGAGGGGTTTAAAGTTAGCGATGCCGAACTGCGGTGGGTGCCCCAAACGACGGTATTAGTCGAAGATCCGGAGCAAAGTAAGCAACTGCTCAAATTAATTGAAGTGCTCGAAGCTTTGGATGATGTCCAAACAGTAACTGCTAATTTCGATCTGGCGGATGAGTTGTTGGGTTGATGGTACTTTTAGAGCATATAGGTAGCCACCGATTGTGTCTTGTCTTGACGCGCTTTTTACGGCGGGAAACCCGCCGAGCGCGCGTCGCTGACCGAAACGCACGCTGAGGGAGTCTCAGAGCGATTTCGGTCGCAAATCGGGGCTAGATCTTCCAGTCTGCGTAGGCAGACTTTGCAACATCAGCCGGGGTTTCCAACCCCACGCAGACATTCATCCTCAGATCCCGAGCGAGTGAAGCTGTTAAGATCTAGTTAGTACTATCCGATCGAGTAGTTAATTTATGACAGCATATACTTCCGACGAACTAAATGCGATCGCCAGCGCACCGATGACAGTTGGCATGGCGGTGGCCATCGCCGATATGGGAATAATTTCCAGCGCGATCGAAGCTGTCGCACTCACCAAAGAAATCGTCGGTGCAGGCAAAAAATATCCTAATAACTCGATCGTTCAAGCTGTTTTCTCCGAAGCCGTTTTAGCTAGCGGTAAAATCCAACGGAAGAAACCAGATTTCAGACCAGAAGATATCGAATCTGGCGCATTTGTCACTAAAGCGATTGCGGCTGTCGATTTAGCCCTAGCAGCCATCGGCGACAAAGCTACACCCACAGAAATTACCGAATTCAAGCAGTTTGTATATGATTGCGCCGAAGCCGTCGCCAGCGCGGCTGGTAGTGGCTTATTCGGTTCGGGAGATCCCAAAATTAGTCCCGCCGAAGCTTCAGCTCTAGCCAAAATCAAGGCCGGATTAAGCATTTAGCGCGCGAGTGATCGAAGTAGAAATTTGGGGTAGATGCTGTCTTGAGTGAAACACATGCGGAGGGAACCTCCGCATGATTTCACTCGCTTCATGAATTGCCCCTACCCCAAATTTCTACTTCACCTCTTCCGGAAAATTATCCCTTAAATTAGCAATACCGTATTTTCAAAGGGTAACCCACAGGATAAAGTAGAGAGGCGATCGGATAGTTGCTCTCGTAGCAGCTCGATTGCGATGTAAGTCGATAATTTCCACCCTGTTTGTGGGTATCTTTGGTTAAAGAAGAGATCGACCACAGCCAGCAGGGTGAGAGTTATTGATGCTTACTTGGCTGTCTTCCCAAACACATGCGCCAAGTTTCCTCGGCGCAATTTGGGTCGCTGTGTCAAAAATTCTCTACCCCCCGACTCCCAATCGTTATGACGCTAACCACTGAAACCGTAGATCGATCGACGTCAACTTACGAAGTTGCCACCGCAATCGAGACATATCAATTACGCAAAGTTTATCGCACTGGCTTTTGGTTAAATCGCAAGGTTGAATCATTAAAAGAATGCACCCTCCAAGTCTATGAAGGTGAAACTTTTGGATTATTGGGCTTGAATGGTGCGGGCAAAACTACCCTACTCAAAACATTATTAGGTATTGTCAAGCCGACAGCAGGCAAAGGCTTATTACTCGGCAAACCCTTGGGAGATCGATCGATCAAACAAAAGATCGGTTATCTACCCGAAAATCCTTATTTCTATGACTTTCTCACTGGCTGGGAATTACTAGAATACACCGCTGGCTTATTTGAAATCCCCAGATCGATCCAAAAACAACGCATCCCAGCATTACTCGAAATGGTTGGTTTAGCCCAATCAGCGGCCAAGAAAAAGCAACTCCGCCAGTACTCCAAAGGCATGGTTCAACGGGTCGGGATGGCGCAGGCATTAATTAACGACCCCGACCTCGTATTCCTCGACGAACCCATGTCTGGACTCGATCCTTTGGGTCGCAAACAGATGCGCGATCTGATTGTTTCGCTAGGAGATCGCGGTAAAACTGTCTTCTTTAATAGTCACGTTCTCACCGAAGTCGAACAAATTTGTAGTCGCGTCGGTATCCTAGCACAAGGTGAACTAATTTGCTGCGGTACTCTATCCGAATTACTCACCAATGAAGATCGCTATTATTATGTTTCCGGACGTGGCGGCGATCGAGATATTCTCAGTCGCTGGATCGAAAAAATCGATTATAGAGACGATATTTGGACTGGCAAAATTTACGGCGAACCGCAAGAATTTATGGCCACATTACGATTGATGGATGCCGAATTAATCTCTCTGCAACAAGGACGCGCTTCTCTCGAAGAATTTTTCATGGAACAGATGGAACTCCGAGGTATTCGATCGAGCAGCTAGGAAAGTAGTAGCCAAACATCTTGAAGAGCTACCATCGATACTATTAATACGATACCCCATAGGTAAGCACAAGGCAGGGTGGTTTCATACAAGAAAAGAAAAGTGCAAAAGCCTTGGTGCTTGGTCTTTAACCGCCCTGAAATGAATTTCGGGCTAATAGCGAAAGTTCACTGAAGTGAACTGAAATATTTTTATTCTGCTGTATGAAACCACCCTGCCATGGCCACACACAAGGGGCACCCCTATACAATTGACCTGTAGCAAGATAG harbors:
- a CDS encoding ABC transporter permease → MNIFESFKMATQTLVANKLRSGLTMLGIIIGNASVIGMIGIGEGTQTLATDQFKNLGPNTLFILPGSPKAQNIRSGGVPPTLVLSDARAIARQVPSVAGVAPVLQNSSVVSYQNITTTSIIQGTTSEFPSVRNFAVDRGRFVTAQDVKEDKQVAMVGTDIAQRLFGNMNPLGKQIRINNLSFEVVGLMEAKGSSFGSNQDDAIFVPITTMSKRIIGRTSPFGLRVSLISVSAKDSASMDAAEFQITNLLRRRHKIVGEDDFTVRNQKDALTIVSTITGALTLLLAAIAGISLIVGGIGVMNIMLVSVTERTQEIGLRKAIGATQNDILTQFTIEAIILSVLGGIIGTLIGIGGIILVRNFSPLKTAAISPSAIILAVSVSGGIGLFFGVVPARQAAKLDPIEALRSV
- a CDS encoding efflux RND transporter periplasmic adaptor subunit: MQLPLINNIKRPIPVIAGVVAATIGLAALGTIAFTQFKPAPKIDLNRYTTAAKAADLTERITASGNVIPFQTANISPKTAGRVSQLFVEQGDRVVQGQKIAQMENAEAQAAFAQAQANVQQAQANLSKAKNGSRPEEIAQAKARLEQAQANLNKAKNGNRPEETAQVRAKLAQAQANLNLSRSIAPQQIEQATAQVSSATARLKLAQAQVDRNRSLRQSGAVSQDALDRATADYQTARANLLDAQQKLQQVRNSSASEINQRQAAVTEVQQALRQSQLGSRTEDVASLAAQVDQAQAAYEQAKNGSRPEDIAQLTAALAVANAQLQSARSQLNDSTVVAPFAGLITQRYASVGAFVTPTTSASTSTSATSTSIVALAKDMEVKAKVPEVDIGKIKVGQKVEITADAYSDKPFQGTVRLVAPEAVVEQNVTSFEVRVALDTGKDVLRSGMNVNTIFSGRRTNNALTVPTVAIGSRKGKTGVYIPGENNEPKFKEVKVGTTVRDKIQVTDGLKSGDRVFIDVPPGFKDKMLGDGGK
- a CDS encoding tetratricopeptide repeat protein, which produces MSARSQALVPYTPKKDPKSLEDTSKILLRQAAGLVQFQQYEQAIPRVALATQLAPKSHEAWFFLGSLYVQTQKYQRGIDALLQAKAIKPQDPDILFMLGSAYFQKGELPQAIDTLQAGLKIKPDNNSALFDLGNAYYKSNKYADAIAQYQKAVKKDPKFWPAINNIGLVNYETGDINGAMQNWQRAIAIDPKAAEPVLAMAVALFAQGKQVEAFTTAEKAITLDSRYANIQYLKDNLWGDKLLNDTRKLIQTPRVREFITKAPVRG
- a CDS encoding DNA gyrase/topoisomerase IV subunit A yields the protein MVKQLDLLGTEKIIPIDLPSEMQRSYLEYAMSVIVGRALPDVRDGLKPVHRRIVYAMHELGLTPDRPYRKCARVVGDVLGKYHPHGDQSVYDALVRLVQDFSTRYPLLAGHGNFGSVDNDPPAAMRYTETRLAPLSHEALLGEIGTATVDFIGNFDNSQQEPTVLPAQVPILLVNGCSGIAVGMATNIPPHNIGEAIDGAIALIDKPDLPDAKLWELIPGPDFPTGGEIMGIEGIHDAYRTGRGIITVRGVSHVEIASDRAKLTKSKKRRDSLIVTELPFQVNKAAWIEKVAELVNAGKIDGIADLRDESDREGMRVVIEIKRDSEPRNVLEQLYRQTALQSNFGAIMLAIVEGQPRQLTLRQLLEEFLKFREVTLTRQYGNELEQAQKRVHLVSGLLTALDNLDAVINILRNAPDGTTAKAIFQTDLNLSETQADAILAMPLRRLTGLEKKNLQTEFQEVNTKINTLNTLLQDRNELLKSLKKDLRSLKRKFADARRTKITKIEPPVPQAKADRAASTRTKNASAETPKEARTRTLPPSQLQIIETEPGQPVTVEITHQGYIRRLSKTGSKLNLQTNDFVTKTYQTNTEAELILVTSDGKAYPLRIRDIPPTLGNDRGTLLTSLIPALAESPDERVLFSLPTPDEAPDDMQQLLLLTAQGKIKRILIQELSGLTNRGTTLIKLREDDKLHTITPLTSQREIVIATSGARILRLALASEQIPLMGRVSQGIQALKVGNREQIVGCIPVNSTDEIVLISRQGYAKRIPIAAIRIVQTGNMGTHAMQFAIKTDNLLYINVPAETLDLVTTTHRHELVAIDRVQTYGKDGTGDKLVELAPNEEIMFVN
- a CDS encoding ABC transporter substrate-binding protein, which translates into the protein MTCHTNRLASKIGISIALILLIILAGCTPARLDREGVTHLTLWQGINPPPNREVFDKLVAKFNRSHPKIEVESLYIGQSDRQLPKILAAIVGDAKPDLLWYGSMLTGQLVDLEAIEPIDKLWERSTVTKDIDPALLGSMQYENHLWSIPFGTNNVGIFYRPSLFKAAGIEQIPTNWPEFQATAKQLTRDSNGDGKIDKYGMLLPLGQGEWTVFTWLPFMWSGGGELKSEKLTTLAKPLLWSIDNPGSIAALKLWQDLVKDGHAILSSPERGYELDNFLSGKVAMQLTGPWTFGQLGGMNFTDYDVMPIPAGTRSATSTGGENLFMMKSTPAHQQAAWEFMEYVLSEDFQTEWALGTGYLPVNLKSRDRSNYRDYVSKTPAIQVFLDQAKYGRARPIEPGYSQISENLGRAIESVLLNKNSPAAALKTAQERLNLSLNQRR
- a CDS encoding YebC/PmpR family DNA-binding transcriptional regulator, producing the protein MAGHSKWANIKRQKARVDAVRGKTFTQLSRAIIVAARNGIPDPDGNFQLRTAIEKAKAAGIPNDNIDRAIAKGAGTADSNAQLEEIRYEGYGAGGVAIIVEALTDNRNRTAAELRFAFTKRGGNLGETGCVSWMFDLKGVCTIVGSIDEDRLLEAALEGGADVYELLDDEEQPGAEVFTTVVNLERLNTALRAEGFKVSDAELRWVPQTTVLVEDPEQSKQLLKLIEVLEALDDVQTVTANFDLADELLG
- a CDS encoding ABC transporter ATP-binding protein, which encodes MTLTTETVDRSTSTYEVATAIETYQLRKVYRTGFWLNRKVESLKECTLQVYEGETFGLLGLNGAGKTTLLKTLLGIVKPTAGKGLLLGKPLGDRSIKQKIGYLPENPYFYDFLTGWELLEYTAGLFEIPRSIQKQRIPALLEMVGLAQSAAKKKQLRQYSKGMVQRVGMAQALINDPDLVFLDEPMSGLDPLGRKQMRDLIVSLGDRGKTVFFNSHVLTEVEQICSRVGILAQGELICCGTLSELLTNEDRYYYVSGRGGDRDILSRWIEKIDYRDDIWTGKIYGEPQEFMATLRLMDAELISLQQGRASLEEFFMEQMELRGIRSSS